One Temnothorax longispinosus isolate EJ_2023e chromosome 8, Tlon_JGU_v1, whole genome shotgun sequence genomic region harbors:
- the Scp2 gene encoding calexcitin-2: MPLSEFRKKKLLFVFNAFFDVNQSGTIDIKDFDLAVQRICNSRHWKPDDATSQHIKDTLTKVWEGLKQRADADQDGQISRDEWYSMWEEYAKDPAHALEWQQTYMNFMFDLEDSSGDGSIDETEFSKVCSSHGVEEAEAREAFKKLGVGKEVTREKFADLWKQYFCSDDPSVPGNFIFGKTSF, translated from the exons ATGCCGTTATCGGAGTTTCGcaagaaaaaattactctTCGTCTTCAACGCTTTCTTCG atgTTAATCAAAGTGGCACCATCGACATAAAGGATTTCGATCTTGCCGTGCAA CGAATCTGCAACTCCAGGCATTGGAAACCGGACGATGCTACGTCGCAACACATCAAAGATACTTTAACTAAAGTTTGGGAAGGCCTGAAACAACGGGCCGATGCCGATCAAGACGGACag ATCAGTCGAGATGAGTGGTATTCCATGTGGGAGGAGTACGCGAAAGATCCAGCGCACGCACTCGAGTGGCAACAAACGTACATGAACTTCATGTTCGATTTAGAGGATTCTTCCG GTGATGGATCGATCGACGAGACTGAATTCAGCAAGGTGTGTAGCAGTCACGGCGTCGAGGAGGCCGAGGCACGTGAGGCGTTCAAGAAATTGGGGGTG GGTAAGGAGGTAACTCGTGAGAAATTTGCCGATTTGTGGAAGCAATACTTCTGCTCCGACGACCCAAGCGTACCTGGAAACTTTATATTTGGAAAGACTTCTTTTTAA